The Vitis riparia cultivar Riparia Gloire de Montpellier isolate 1030 chromosome 3, EGFV_Vit.rip_1.0, whole genome shotgun sequence genome includes a region encoding these proteins:
- the LOC117911196 gene encoding putative disease resistance protein At1g50180, with protein MERVVISFVVNRIGDQLIEEAVFLKDVRPRIERLHRDLRAINCFLEAADAKQEEDPGVRNWVSDIRDVAYDAEDVVDMFILKAEALRRKILVKSIFQKPRCLHNLGKKIDDIQTNLQNISNTREMLGIKNIGEGTSTSTQMLQNLRRTTPRAEKHVIVGLNEEAEELVKQLTTGDPRRRVISIVGMGGIGKTTLAKKIYNHSRVVDHFQSCRVWVYVSQDCRPRDIFQQILNQFPYTPTGDEARKIEKFQENELGYFLHDQLKEKRFLVVLDDIWRSDDWKCLANAFPEESDGSRLLLTTRNKDVALQADAQSVPYEVKLLSDAESWKLFCRSAIPDNVTESCPPELKELGERMVKKCAGLPLAIVVLGGLLSSKKQLPTMWEEVFNKLRAHFAESNGVDAILSLSYIDLPHNLKSCFLYLGLFPEDKVISKRRLLLLWIAEGFIPQDEQRMEDTAEHYLNELINRNLVQVVSVSVNERVTRCRIHDLVRDLCIKKAKEQNFFKIENDIVSPSSTSSSLPSTKSRRLGIYLDFERHIF; from the exons ATGGAAAGGGTTGTAATCTCCTTTGTCGTAAACAGGATTGGTGACCAACTCATTGAAGAAGCAGTTTTCCTGAAGGATGTGCGCCCACGAATTGAGAGGCTGCATAGAGATCTGAGGGCGATCAATTGCTTCTTGGAAGCAGCCGATGCAAAGCAAGAGGAAGACCCAGGGGTGCGTAACTGGGTTTCAGACATCCGAGATGTTGCTTATGATGCTGAAGACGTGGTCGACATGTTCATCCTCAAGGCTGAGGCCCTGAGGAGAAAAATCCTTGTCAAGAGCATTTTCCAAAAGCCGAGGTGTCTGCATAACCTTGGCAAGAAAATCGATGACATCCAAACTAACCTCCAAAACATCTCAAATACGCGGGAAATGCtgggaataaaaaatattggtgaAGGAACAAGCACTTCAACTCAGATGCTGCAGAATCTAAGACGGACCACTCCTCGTGCAGAAAAACATGTCATTGTAGGCCTGAATGAAGAAGCCGAAGAACTTGTGAAGCAGCTGACCACAGGAGACCCAAGGCGCCGTGTGATTTCTATTGTCGGAATGGGCGGCATCGGCAAAACTACTCTTGCCAAGAAAATCTATAATCATAGCAGAGTTGTGGATCATTTTCAGTCTTGTCGTGTGTGGGTTTATGTATCCCAAGATTGTAGACCCAGAGACATCTTTCAACAAATTCTAAACCAATTTCCTTATACACCAACGGGAGATGAAGCAAGGAAGATAGAGAAATTTCAGGAGAACGAGTTGGGGTATTTTCTTCATGATCAACTGAAGGAGAAAAGGTTTTTGGTAGTTTTGGATGACATATGGAGAAGTGATGATTGGAAATGTCTTGCTAATGCATTCCCAGAGGAGAGTGATGGCAGTAGATTACTTCTTACAACTAGAAATAAGGATGTTGCTTTGCAAGCAGATGCTCAAAGTGTTCCCTACGAAGTGAAACTCCTCTCCGACGCGGAAAGTTGGAAGTTGTTTTGTAGAAGTGCAATCCCTGACAATGTTACTGAGAGTTGTCCTCCAGAGTTGAAGGAACTCGGGGAAAGGATGGTGAAGAAATGTGCCGGTTTACCATTGGCCATTGTTGTATTGGGAGGCTTGTTGTCATCCAAAAAGCAGTTGCCGACTATGTGGGAAGAAGTGTTCAACAAACTCCGGGCGCACTTCGCAGAAAGCAATGGAGTAGATGCAATATTGAGCTTAAGCTACATCGATCTGCCCCACAACCTGAAATCCTGCTTTCTTTATCTAGGCCTCTTTCCAGAAGATAAGGTAATCTCCAAGAGACGTTTACTCCTTCTATGGATTGCGGAGGGTTTTATTCCACAAGATGAACAGAGAATGGAGGACACCGCTGAGCATTATTTGAATGAGTTAATCAATAGAAACTTGGTTCAAGTGGTGTCAGTGAGTGTTAATGAGAGAGTTACACGATGTCGGATTCATGATCTAGTACGGGATTTATGCATAAAAAAGGCGAAGGAGCAAAActtttttaagattgaaaatgatataGTTTCTCCTTCCTCAACTAGTTCATCTCTCCCTTCAACCAAATCCCGTCGACTAGGTATCTATTTAGACTTCGAGAG GCATATATTTTAG
- the LOC117910913 gene encoding putative disease resistance protein At1g50180: MAESAVSFAVERIGDALLQKAIFLKGVHEQVDRMQRELKRMQCFLKDADAKQQEDERVRHWVSEIQDVAYDAEDAIDAFIFNVESGRTKFFPCRMFKKVVSSYKVGKEIEAIQIKIQDISKSRETYGINSIGEAIGQAGQRLQKLRYISPLVKEEIIVGLKEDTDKLVEQLVKGDERRRAVSIVGMGGIGKTTLAKKVYNDSRVMGYFRFCRAWAYVSQDCRPRDVFQNILNQIPYKPNEDEAKKIEKMQEHEFGDFLHERLKEKRFLVVLDDIWESDDWKCLAKAFPEENNGSRLLLTTRNKNVALQADAQSVPYEVKLLSEEESWKLFCRSAIPGNVTESCPPELTELGEKMVKKCAGLPLAIVVLGGLLSSRTQLLTVWEEVFNKLRAHFAVSNGVDAILSLSYIDLPHNLKSCFLYLGLFPEDKVISKRRLLLLWIAEGFITQQDEQRLEDTAEDYLNELINRNLVQVVSVSVNERVTRCRIHDLVRDLCIKKAKEQNFFEIKNDIVSPSSTSSSLPSTKSRRLGIYLDFKRHIF; the protein is encoded by the exons ATGGCTGAGTCTGCAGTTTCCTTCGCTGTCGAAAGGATTGGCGACGCACTCCTTCAAAAAGCAATTTTCTTGAAAGGGGTGCATGAGCAAGTCGATCGGATGCAGAGAGAGCTGAAGCGGATGCAATGCTTCTTGAAAGATGCGGATGCAAAGCAGCAAGAAGATGAGAGGGTGCGCCACTGGGTTTCTGAGATCCAGGATGTTGCTTATGATGCTGAGGACGCTATAGATGCCTTTATCTTCAATGTAGAGTCTGGAAGGACAAAGTTCTTCCCCTGCCGCATGTTCAAAAAGGTGGTGAGTTCTTATAAGGTTGGCAAGGAAATTGAAGCCATCCAAATTAAGATCCAGGACATCTCGAAGAGTCGGGAAACGTACGGAATCAATAGCATTGGAGAAGCAATTGGCCAAGCAGGTCAGAGGCTACAAAAGCTAAGATATATCTCTCCTCTTGTAAAAGAAGAGATTATTGTGGGCCTCAAGGAAGACACTGATAAGCTCGTGGAGCAGCTTGTGAAAGGGGATGAAAGACGCCGTGCCGTTTCTATAGTAGGAATGGGCGGCATAGGCAAAACTACTCTTGCCAAAAAAGTCTACAACGATAGCCGAGTCATGGGTTATTTTCGGTTTTGTCGTGCCTGGGCTTATGTATCCCAAGATTGTAGACCCAGAGACGTTTTCCAGAATATTCTAAACCAAATTCCCTATAAACCAAATGAAGATGAAGCAAAGAAGATAGAGAAAATGCAAGAGCACGAGTTCGGGGATTTCCTTCACGAGCGTCTGAAGGAGAAAAGATTTTTGGTAGTTTTGGATGACATATGGGAAAGTGACGATTGGAAATGCCTTGCAAAGGCGTTCCCAGAGGAGAACAATGGCAGCAGATTACTTCTTACAACTAGAAACAAGAATGTTGCTTTGCAAGCAGATGCTCAAAGTGTTCCCTACGAAGTGAAACTTCTCTCCGAAGAAGAGAGTTGGAAGTTGTTTTGTAGAAGTGCAATCCCTGGCAATGTTACCGAGAGTTGTCCTCCAGAGTTAACGGAACTTGGGGAAAAGATGGTGAAGAAATGCGCTGGTTTACCATTGGCTATTGTTGTATTGGGAGGCTTGCTATCATCCAGAACGCAGTTACTGACTGTGTGGGAAGAAGTGTTCAACAAACTCCGGGCGCACTTCGCAGTAAGCAATGGAGTAGATGCAATATTGAGCTTAAGCTACATCGATCTGCCCCACAACTTGAAATCCTGCTTTCTTTATCTAGGCCTCTTTCCAGAAGATAAGGTAATCTCCAAGAGACGTTTACTCCTTCTATGGATTGCGGAGGGTTTTATTACACAACAAGATGAACAGAGACTGGAGGACACCGCTGAGGATTATTTGAATGAGTTAATCAACAGAAACTTGGTTCAAGTGGTGTCAGTGAGTGTTAATGAGAGAGTCACACGATGTCGGATTCATGATCTAGTACGGGATTTATGCATAAAAAAGGCGAAGGAGCAAAACttttttgagattaaaaatgACATAGTTTCTCCTTCCTCAACTAGTTCATCTCTCCCTTCAACCAAATCCCGTCGACTAGGTATCTATTTAGACTTCAAGAG GCATATATTTTAG